A DNA window from Acidobacteriota bacterium contains the following coding sequences:
- a CDS encoding CehA/McbA family metallohydrolase, with protein MVKRIAIGILAILGVWAAWSLVTLPPAAIVLPASASARPVVTGAYHVHSKASDGTGTMEEIAAAAGRAGLNFVIVTDHGDAFRTPAPPRYYGRVLCIDATEISTTDGHYVAIGLGTPPYRLAGEGRDVVEDVARLGGFGVAAHPDSGRESLRWNEWDAPFDGIEWLNGDSQLREISAWQFFPILIQYAVRPAETLLSRFIRPQRALDRWDQLTARRRVVALAASDAHARLGLRNTGDPYGEALYLKLPTYEAVFRAFCLNVEVDAGPTGDAAIDARSILYALRNGRVFTTMSGRAAPANLQFTAWSATAATRQGGALPLDRGVMLRASANMPPGGALVLLKNGKIVQEGQGGEIRFATDQPGVFRVEARLSAASGSDALPWLLSNPIYVGVAPQESGIDSAAQVDFVSFPLPADWQIEHDPLSAGTAALVGDGAGAQREFQFHLADGAAPSPFVAMVTSGVAVLHDADQLRFRIRASRPLRVSVQVRLEGRAVDRRWVRSVYAEPAVRTVTVSLADMRAAGTGARTPFDRREIDALLFVIDTVNSRPGDQGTVWIDALETGRQVRTVSSR; from the coding sequence GTGGTGAAGCGTATCGCGATCGGCATTCTGGCGATACTGGGCGTGTGGGCCGCTTGGTCGCTGGTGACGCTCCCGCCGGCTGCCATCGTATTGCCGGCGTCGGCATCGGCCCGCCCGGTGGTGACGGGCGCGTACCACGTCCACTCGAAGGCCTCGGACGGCACCGGCACGATGGAAGAGATCGCCGCGGCCGCCGGCCGCGCCGGGTTGAACTTCGTGATTGTGACCGACCACGGCGACGCGTTCAGGACGCCGGCGCCGCCGCGCTATTACGGTCGCGTACTGTGCATCGACGCCACGGAAATCAGCACGACCGATGGTCACTACGTCGCCATTGGACTGGGGACGCCACCGTACCGACTGGCCGGCGAGGGACGCGATGTGGTCGAAGACGTGGCGAGGCTCGGCGGATTTGGCGTCGCGGCGCATCCGGATTCGGGACGAGAGTCGCTCAGGTGGAACGAATGGGATGCGCCGTTTGATGGCATCGAGTGGCTGAACGGCGATTCACAACTGCGCGAGATCTCGGCGTGGCAGTTCTTTCCGATCCTCATCCAGTATGCGGTCCGACCAGCCGAGACGCTGCTGTCTCGGTTCATCCGTCCCCAACGCGCGCTGGATCGCTGGGATCAACTGACCGCGAGGCGACGCGTCGTGGCGCTTGCGGCCAGCGACGCTCACGCCAGGCTCGGTCTGCGCAACACAGGCGACCCCTATGGGGAGGCCCTCTACCTGAAGCTGCCGACCTACGAGGCCGTGTTCCGGGCCTTCTGCCTGAACGTGGAAGTGGACGCCGGGCCGACCGGCGATGCGGCGATCGATGCGCGATCGATTCTGTACGCGCTCAGGAACGGACGCGTCTTCACGACGATGTCGGGGCGAGCCGCACCAGCCAACCTGCAGTTCACGGCGTGGTCGGCCACGGCGGCGACGCGACAGGGAGGTGCGCTGCCGCTCGACCGCGGTGTGATGCTGCGGGCGTCGGCCAATATGCCGCCCGGCGGGGCTCTCGTGCTGTTGAAGAACGGGAAGATCGTCCAGGAAGGCCAGGGCGGGGAGATTCGCTTCGCCACCGATCAGCCTGGCGTCTTCAGGGTTGAGGCGCGGTTGTCCGCCGCATCCGGCTCCGACGCGCTGCCCTGGCTCCTGAGCAACCCGATCTACGTCGGTGTAGCGCCGCAGGAATCAGGCATTGATTCAGCGGCCCAGGTCGACTTCGTTTCTTTTCCGTTGCCAGCCGACTGGCAGATTGAACACGATCCGTTATCCGCCGGAACAGCCGCCTTGGTGGGCGACGGAGCTGGGGCGCAGCGGGAGTTCCAGTTTCATCTGGCCGACGGGGCGGCGCCCAGTCCCTTTGTCGCCATGGTGACATCTGGGGTCGCCGTGCTGCACGACGCGGACCAGTTGCGCTTCAGGATCCGCGCGAGCCGCCCTCTGCGCGTGTCGGTGCAGGTCCGCCTCGAGGGCCGCGCGGTCGATCGACGCTGGGTGCGATCGGTGTACGCGGAGCCGGCGGTGAGGACGGTCACCGTGTCGCTGGCTGACATGCGCGCGGCTGGAACCGGCGCGCGGACGCCGTTCGACCGACGCGAGATCGACGCGCTGCTGTTCGTGATCGACACGGTCAACAGCCGGCCGGGCGACCAGGGAACGGTGTGGATTGACGCGCTCGAGACCGGGCGTCAGGTGCGCACGGTCAGCAGCAGGTAG